In Methylocystis echinoides, one genomic interval encodes:
- a CDS encoding YicC/YloC family endoribonuclease has protein sequence MTVASMTGFARARGSLGPWSYAWEVKSVNAKGLDLRVRVPANFDAVEVKARAGLSARLARGSVFASLSAQRLEAQGVARINRAALDKLLAALDDVPLHASLRPASLDGLLSVKGVVEIIEPEEDETQRAALEKSILAALEAALDSLVAAREAEGFALAAVLRARLDRIGALAAQADALPGRQPEAVRQRLAQQLARLLDSAEGLDPVRLHQEAVLLAVKADIREELDRLAAHVGAGQKLLLDGGPIGRRLDFLAQELSRETNTLCAKSNDPALTALGLELKIEVEQLREQVQNIE, from the coding sequence ATGACTGTCGCCAGCATGACCGGATTCGCCCGCGCGCGCGGCAGCCTCGGACCGTGGAGCTACGCCTGGGAAGTCAAGAGCGTCAACGCCAAGGGGCTGGATCTCCGGGTCAGGGTTCCCGCCAATTTCGACGCGGTCGAAGTCAAGGCGCGCGCCGGCCTTTCGGCGCGCCTGGCGCGCGGCTCGGTCTTCGCCAGTCTTTCGGCGCAGCGCTTGGAGGCGCAGGGCGTCGCGCGCATCAACCGCGCCGCGCTCGACAAGCTGCTCGCTGCGCTCGACGACGTGCCGCTGCATGCGAGCCTGCGTCCGGCCTCGCTCGACGGCCTGCTGAGCGTCAAAGGCGTCGTCGAGATCATCGAGCCCGAAGAGGACGAGACCCAGCGGGCCGCGCTGGAGAAAAGCATTCTCGCGGCGCTGGAGGCCGCCCTCGACTCGCTCGTCGCCGCGCGCGAGGCCGAGGGATTTGCGCTCGCCGCCGTGCTCAGGGCGCGGCTCGACCGCATCGGCGCCCTCGCCGCTCAAGCCGACGCCTTGCCCGGCCGCCAGCCCGAGGCCGTGCGCCAGCGTCTGGCGCAGCAGCTTGCGCGGCTCCTCGACAGCGCCGAAGGGCTCGACCCGGTCCGTCTCCATCAGGAGGCGGTGCTGCTTGCGGTCAAGGCGGATATTCGCGAAGAGCTCGACAGGCTCGCGGCGCATGTGGGCGCCGGCCAGAAACTGCTGCTGGACGGCGGCCCCATCGGGCGACGGCTGGATTTCCTCGCCCAGGAACTCTCGCGGGAGACCAACACGCTCTGCGCCAAATCCAACGATCCCGCCCTCACCGCCCTCGGGCTCGAGCTCAAGATCGAGGTCGAGCAGCTGCGCGAACAGGTGCAAAACATCGAATAG
- the gmk gene encoding guanylate kinase, protein MDHTLPLRRGVVLILSSPSGAGKTTLTRMLLQDRDLDLTLSISVTTRARRSSEVDGIHYRFINERQFAAMRDAGELLEWAEVHGNFYGTPRAPVEATLAQGRDCLFDIDYQGTRQVREKMAADSVTVFILPPSMKELRARLERRAEDSAEVIERRLENARKEIQRWKDYDYVIVNDDLQRSFDDLIAILRAERQRRPRRMRGIEQFVDKLLSE, encoded by the coding sequence ATGGATCACACACTCCCGCTGCGCCGCGGCGTCGTTCTCATCCTTTCCTCGCCTTCCGGCGCCGGCAAGACCACGCTGACGCGGATGCTGCTGCAGGACCGCGACCTCGATCTGACGTTATCGATCTCGGTGACGACGCGGGCGCGCCGGTCGAGCGAGGTCGACGGCATTCATTACCGCTTCATCAACGAGCGCCAATTCGCCGCCATGCGCGACGCCGGCGAGTTGCTCGAATGGGCGGAAGTGCACGGCAATTTCTACGGCACCCCGCGCGCGCCGGTCGAGGCGACGCTGGCGCAGGGGCGCGACTGTCTCTTCGACATCGACTATCAGGGCACGCGGCAGGTGCGCGAGAAGATGGCCGCCGACTCGGTCACGGTTTTCATTCTGCCGCCGTCGATGAAGGAATTGCGCGCCCGGCTCGAGCGCCGCGCCGAGGATTCGGCGGAGGTCATCGAACGCCGGCTCGAGAACGCCCGCAAGGAAATTCAGCGGTGGAAGGATTACGATTATGTGATCGTCAATGACGATCTGCAGCGCTCCTTCGACGATCTGATCGCCATCCTGCGCGCCGAGCGCCAGCGCCGCCCCCGACGCATGCGCGGCATCGAGCAATTCGTCGACAAGCTCTTGAGCGAGTAG
- a CDS encoding DUF488 family protein, whose translation MHALRLKRVYEPPEQDDGLRVLVDRLWPRGLAKEKAAVDHWAKEAAPSNELRRWFGHLPERWEEFAARYREELERPESQAEVAAIRRLLRESRVTLLFAAHDEERNNAVVLRDVLRAPH comes from the coding sequence ATGCACGCCCTTCGCCTCAAGCGCGTCTATGAGCCGCCGGAACAAGACGACGGCCTGCGCGTGCTCGTCGACCGGCTGTGGCCGCGTGGCCTCGCCAAGGAAAAAGCCGCCGTCGACCATTGGGCGAAGGAGGCGGCCCCCAGCAATGAGCTGCGCCGCTGGTTCGGCCATCTGCCCGAGCGGTGGGAAGAATTCGCCGCGCGTTATCGCGAGGAGCTGGAACGCCCCGAGTCGCAGGCGGAGGTCGCAGCGATTCGCCGGCTTCTGCGAGAAAGCCGGGTCACGCTGCTTTTCGCCGCGCATGACGAAGAGCGGAACAACGCCGTCGTGCTGCGCGATGTTTTGCGCGCGCCTCACTGA
- the rsmA gene encoding 16S rRNA (adenine(1518)-N(6)/adenine(1519)-N(6))-dimethyltransferase RsmA, protein MTNALPPLREVVLRHGLDARKALGQNFLFDLNLTGRIARAAGPFDDTVVVEIGPGPGGLTRALLAQGARVVAIERDARCLPALAEIAAHYPGRLAIVEGDALEIDVAALARAQGAPHGARICANLPYNVATALLARWIEVEPWPSVFDRYVLMFQKEVALRIVATPAQRADYGRLAVLCGWRTKARILFDVSPAAFTPPPKVTSSVVELIPNPTPLPCDARALSRVTQAAFGQRRKMLRQSLKSLGVDAGGLLARAGIEETKRAEEIDVAGFVALANAFAAQ, encoded by the coding sequence ATGACCAACGCGCTTCCGCCGCTGCGCGAGGTCGTCCTGCGTCATGGGCTCGACGCGAGGAAGGCGCTCGGCCAGAATTTCCTGTTCGATCTCAATCTTACGGGCCGAATCGCCCGCGCCGCCGGGCCGTTCGACGACACGGTCGTCGTGGAGATCGGCCCCGGCCCCGGCGGCCTCACCCGCGCGCTGCTCGCGCAGGGGGCCCGCGTCGTCGCAATCGAGCGCGACGCGCGTTGCCTGCCCGCGCTCGCCGAAATCGCCGCGCATTATCCTGGGCGCCTCGCCATCGTCGAGGGCGACGCGCTCGAGATCGACGTCGCGGCGCTGGCGCGGGCGCAGGGCGCTCCGCACGGCGCCCGCATCTGCGCCAATCTTCCCTATAATGTCGCGACCGCTCTGCTCGCGCGCTGGATCGAGGTCGAGCCCTGGCCGTCGGTCTTCGACCGTTACGTGCTGATGTTTCAAAAGGAGGTGGCGCTGCGCATCGTCGCGACGCCCGCCCAGCGCGCCGATTATGGACGACTGGCGGTGCTCTGTGGCTGGCGCACGAAGGCGCGCATCTTGTTCGACGTCTCGCCCGCGGCCTTCACGCCGCCGCCAAAAGTGACGTCCTCGGTGGTCGAGCTCATTCCCAACCCGACCCCCCTGCCCTGCGACGCGCGCGCGCTGTCGCGCGTCACGCAGGCGGCCTTCGGCCAACGCCGCAAAATGTTACGACAAAGCCTGAAGTCTCTTGGCGTCGACGCCGGCGGCCTCCTCGCGCGGGCCGGAATTGAAGAGACGAAGCGCGCCGAGGAGATCGACGTCGCCGGCTTCGTGGCGCTCGCCAACGCTTTCGCGGCTCAGTGA
- the pdxA gene encoding 4-hydroxythreonine-4-phosphate dehydrogenase PdxA, translating to MILPLAVTQGDPSGIGPELTLKAYMARAAAALPPFFVVADPAQLARAAQALGIDAPIEETGAGEATAVFARALPVVPVGRPVRGAFGAPLAEDAAATVASIERAVESVVAGAARAVVTNPIAKSVLYAAGFAHPGHTEFLGELASRHYGGAWRAVMMLWSQELAVVPITIHIPLSEAPRRLTRELIVETGEIVARDLRDRFGLSKPRLAFSGLNPHAGEDGALGREEIDTIAPAIDALRAKGIDARGPFPADTMFHAAARATYDVALCPTHDQALIPIKTLAFDRGVNVTLGLPFVRTSPDHGTAFDIAGKGVADPTSLIEAIRLAGRMTS from the coding sequence GTGATACTCCCCCTCGCCGTCACGCAAGGCGATCCCTCCGGCATCGGCCCCGAGCTGACGCTCAAGGCCTATATGGCGCGCGCCGCCGCCGCTTTGCCCCCCTTTTTCGTTGTCGCCGATCCCGCGCAGCTGGCGCGCGCGGCGCAGGCGCTCGGGATCGACGCGCCCATCGAAGAGACCGGCGCAGGAGAGGCCACGGCGGTTTTCGCCCGCGCGCTTCCGGTGGTTCCGGTAGGGCGGCCGGTGCGGGGCGCCTTCGGCGCGCCGCTTGCGGAGGATGCGGCGGCGACCGTGGCGTCGATCGAACGCGCCGTGGAGAGCGTCGTCGCCGGCGCGGCGCGCGCGGTCGTGACCAATCCGATCGCAAAATCGGTCCTTTACGCCGCCGGCTTCGCGCATCCCGGCCATACCGAGTTCCTCGGCGAATTGGCCTCGCGCCATTATGGCGGCGCGTGGCGAGCGGTGATGATGCTGTGGTCGCAGGAGCTCGCCGTCGTGCCGATCACCATTCATATCCCCTTGAGCGAGGCGCCCCGCCGCTTGACGCGCGAGCTCATCGTCGAGACGGGAGAGATCGTCGCGCGCGACTTGCGCGACCGCTTCGGCCTTTCGAAGCCGCGCCTCGCTTTCTCGGGGCTGAACCCGCATGCGGGCGAGGACGGCGCCCTCGGCCGCGAGGAGATCGACACGATCGCGCCGGCGATCGACGCGTTGCGGGCCAAGGGGATCGACGCGCGCGGCCCCTTCCCCGCCGACACCATGTTCCATGCGGCGGCGCGCGCCACATACGACGTCGCGCTTTGTCCGACGCATGATCAGGCGCTCATTCCGATCAAGACGCTGGCCTTCGATCGCGGGGTCAATGTCACGCTGGGCCTGCCCTTTGTGCGCACCTCGCCCGACCATGGCACGGCCTTCGACATCGCCGGCAAAGGCGTCGCGGACCCCACGAGCCTCATCGAGGCGATCAGGCTCGCAGGACGGATGACTTCATGA
- the grxD gene encoding Grx4 family monothiol glutaredoxin: MSDISSRIKSEIESSDVVLFMKGTPQAPQCGFSMQVVQILNHLGVPYKAINVLADGDIREGIKAFSNWPTIPQLYVKNEFIGGCDITREMFQSGELVALFDKEGVPHAQAGKA; encoded by the coding sequence ATGTCCGACATCAGCAGCCGCATCAAAAGCGAGATCGAATCTTCCGACGTCGTGCTTTTCATGAAAGGCACGCCGCAGGCCCCGCAATGCGGCTTCTCCATGCAGGTGGTGCAGATCCTCAACCACCTCGGCGTGCCCTACAAAGCGATCAACGTCCTCGCCGACGGCGACATTCGCGAAGGCATCAAGGCCTTTTCCAACTGGCCGACGATCCCGCAGCTCTATGTGAAGAACGAGTTCATCGGCGGCTGCGACATCACCCGCGAGATGTTCCAGTCGGGCGAGCTCGTCGCGCTGTTCGACAAGGAAGGCGTGCCGCACGCGCAGGCCGGCAAAGCCTGA
- a CDS encoding BolA/IbaG family iron-sulfur metabolism protein has product MPMPASEIEKIIKGALPDATVELTALADDNDHWAATVVSESFRGLTRVRQHQLVNAAFGSRLGTELHALALTTRAP; this is encoded by the coding sequence ATGCCGATGCCCGCCTCGGAAATCGAGAAGATCATCAAGGGAGCTCTGCCGGACGCCACGGTGGAACTGACCGCGCTCGCGGACGACAATGACCATTGGGCCGCGACCGTGGTCTCGGAATCGTTTCGCGGGCTCACGCGCGTGCGCCAGCATCAGCTCGTCAACGCCGCCTTCGGCTCCCGGCTCGGCACGGAGCTGCATGCGCTGGCGCTGACGACCCGCGCCCCTTAA
- the purL gene encoding phosphoribosylformylglycinamidine synthase subunit PurL, producing MTAIASKAEPKVDAELAAAHGLKPDEYARILSLIGRTPSFTELGVFSAMWNEHCSYKSSRIHLRKLPTKAPWVIRGPGENAGVIDIGDGDACVFKMESHNHPSFIEPYQGAATGVGGILRDVFTMGARPIACLNLLRFGQPEHPKTRHLVSGVVAGVGGYGNSFGVPTVGGSTEFDSSYDGNILVNAMAVGLARADSIFYSAAAGVGNPIVYLGSKTGRDGIHGATMASASFEADAEEKRPTVQVGDPFSEKLLLEACLELMASGAVIAIQDMGAAGLTSSAVEMGAKGNLGIELDLDAVPCREEGMTAYEMMLSESQERMLMVLKPELEERAEAIFRKWGLDFAIVGKTTDTLRFVVKHEGEVKADLPIKELGDEAPVYDRPWVRTPKQPVIDPASVTPPLSNRDALLKLLATPNLCSKRWVWEQYDHLILGNSVRQPGGDAAVIRVKDGPKGLALTTDVTARYCAADPVEGGRQAVAEAWRNITVRGATPLALTDNLNFGNPERPEYMGQFVGCLQGIGEAAAALDFPIVSGNVSLYNETQGAGILPTPAIGGVGVIADVAQSAPTGFVRAGDVILLIGDTAGWLGQSAYLVDLCGRRAGAPPPVDLAAERRNGDFVRAQILGGKVTAAHDLADGGLAVALAEMALAGAIGATLDALPDGPAHAALFGEDQGRYLLAASTEAAAAIRAAAAARGVPVQPIGVTGGDSLNLPGEAPILLSDLRRAHESPLPAYMGGDDGAFSNNS from the coding sequence TTGACCGCCATCGCCTCGAAAGCCGAACCGAAAGTCGACGCCGAACTCGCCGCCGCGCATGGGCTCAAGCCCGACGAATATGCGCGCATCCTCTCGCTCATCGGCCGGACGCCCAGCTTTACCGAGCTCGGCGTCTTCTCGGCGATGTGGAACGAGCACTGCTCCTACAAGTCGTCCCGCATCCATCTGCGCAAGCTGCCGACCAAGGCCCCCTGGGTGATTCGCGGCCCTGGCGAAAACGCCGGCGTGATCGACATCGGCGACGGCGACGCCTGCGTCTTCAAAATGGAGAGCCATAATCACCCCTCCTTCATCGAGCCTTATCAGGGCGCGGCGACGGGCGTGGGCGGCATTTTGCGCGACGTCTTCACCATGGGGGCGCGGCCGATCGCCTGCCTCAACCTTCTGCGCTTCGGCCAGCCCGAGCATCCCAAGACCCGCCATCTCGTCTCGGGCGTCGTGGCGGGCGTCGGGGGCTATGGCAACAGCTTCGGTGTGCCGACGGTCGGCGGCTCGACGGAATTCGATTCGTCTTACGACGGCAATATTCTCGTCAACGCCATGGCGGTGGGCCTCGCCCGCGCTGATTCGATTTTCTATTCGGCGGCCGCCGGCGTCGGCAATCCGATCGTTTATCTCGGCTCCAAGACCGGGCGCGACGGCATTCACGGCGCGACCATGGCCTCGGCCTCCTTCGAGGCCGACGCCGAGGAGAAGCGCCCAACCGTCCAGGTCGGCGATCCTTTCTCCGAAAAGCTCCTGCTCGAAGCCTGTCTCGAACTCATGGCCTCGGGCGCCGTCATCGCCATTCAGGACATGGGAGCCGCCGGCCTCACCTCCTCCGCCGTAGAGATGGGGGCGAAGGGCAATCTCGGCATCGAGCTCGATCTCGACGCCGTGCCCTGCCGCGAAGAAGGCATGACCGCTTATGAGATGATGCTCTCCGAAAGTCAGGAGCGCATGCTCATGGTGCTGAAGCCCGAGCTCGAGGAGCGGGCGGAGGCCATCTTCCGTAAATGGGGCCTGGACTTCGCCATTGTTGGCAAGACCACCGACACGCTGCGCTTTGTCGTCAAGCACGAGGGCGAGGTGAAGGCCGATCTGCCGATCAAGGAATTGGGCGACGAGGCGCCGGTCTATGACCGGCCCTGGGTTCGGACCCCGAAGCAGCCGGTCATCGACCCGGCGTCCGTGACGCCGCCCCTATCGAACCGCGACGCCTTGTTGAAACTGCTTGCGACGCCCAACCTCTGTTCGAAGCGCTGGGTCTGGGAGCAGTACGACCATCTCATCCTCGGCAACAGCGTCCGTCAGCCGGGCGGCGACGCGGCGGTGATCCGGGTCAAGGACGGCCCCAAGGGCCTCGCGCTCACGACCGACGTCACCGCGCGCTATTGCGCCGCCGACCCCGTCGAGGGCGGCAGACAGGCCGTGGCCGAGGCCTGGCGCAACATCACCGTGCGCGGCGCGACGCCGCTGGCGCTCACCGACAACCTCAACTTCGGCAACCCCGAGCGGCCCGAATATATGGGCCAGTTCGTCGGCTGCCTGCAGGGGATCGGCGAGGCCGCGGCGGCGCTGGATTTCCCGATCGTCTCCGGCAACGTCTCGCTCTACAACGAGACCCAGGGCGCCGGCATTCTGCCGACGCCGGCGATCGGCGGCGTCGGCGTCATTGCGGACGTCGCGCAGTCGGCCCCGACCGGCTTCGTCCGCGCTGGCGACGTCATCCTCCTGATCGGCGACACGGCAGGCTGGCTCGGCCAGTCGGCCTATCTCGTCGATCTCTGCGGACGCCGCGCGGGCGCGCCGCCGCCGGTCGATCTCGCCGCCGAGCGGCGCAACGGCGATTTCGTCCGCGCTCAGATCCTCGGAGGCAAAGTCACGGCGGCGCATGATCTCGCGGACGGCGGCCTCGCCGTGGCGCTCGCCGAAATGGCGCTCGCGGGCGCAATCGGCGCGACGCTCGACGCCTTGCCCGACGGGCCGGCGCATGCGGCGCTCTTCGGCGAGGACCAGGGGCGCTATCTCCTCGCCGCATCGACAGAGGCTGCGGCCGCGATTCGCGCCGCGGCGGCGGCGCGGGGCGTTCCCGTCCAGCCCATCGGCGTCACGGGCGGCGATTCCTTGAACCTGCCGGGCGAGGCGCCGATATTGCTCTCGGATCTCCGCCGCGCGCATGAATCGCCGCTTCCGGCCTATATGGGCGGAGACGACGGAGCCTTTTCCAACAATTCATGA
- a CDS encoding OmpW family outer membrane protein, producing the protein MRNIVRGAFAAIAMGTAAVSAYAADLPSIKAPPPPPPVIEPFHPFQVRLKVGGVIPTEGSAYITDRGTGSYLAVPGINPWPQTALNTLGYSGGPTTPFFGANTNISSSIVPMIDVAYYLTKNWAIEAICCVTPHHVTGVGPLQGASVIKTWVFPPSLMLQYHFTNFGAFQPYVGVGVNFTAFWGTRAGNQTQPIAAINPALATAVPGFTAWTSAYSASITPSWGVVGQAGIDYMFNDRWGVNVDVKYIMMEPTAHVWAVANTTPVSVGSGCFNCGPVFVPLNLAVKINPVVISGGLTYRFGADWGVPRLF; encoded by the coding sequence ATGAGGAATATTGTCCGCGGCGCTTTTGCTGCGATTGCCATGGGGACGGCCGCCGTCTCCGCTTACGCGGCCGATCTGCCTAGCATCAAGGCGCCGCCGCCGCCGCCGCCGGTGATCGAACCCTTCCATCCGTTCCAGGTCCGCCTCAAGGTCGGCGGCGTGATCCCGACCGAGGGCTCGGCCTACATCACCGACCGCGGCACCGGCAGCTATCTCGCCGTGCCCGGCATCAACCCCTGGCCGCAGACGGCGCTCAACACCCTCGGCTACAGCGGCGGCCCGACGACGCCGTTCTTCGGCGCCAATACGAACATCTCCTCGTCCATCGTCCCGATGATCGACGTCGCCTATTATCTGACGAAGAACTGGGCGATCGAGGCGATCTGCTGCGTCACCCCGCATCACGTGACCGGCGTCGGCCCGCTTCAGGGCGCGAGCGTCATCAAGACCTGGGTGTTCCCGCCGTCCCTGATGCTGCAGTATCACTTCACGAATTTCGGCGCCTTCCAGCCCTACGTCGGCGTCGGCGTGAACTTCACCGCCTTCTGGGGCACCCGCGCCGGCAACCAGACGCAGCCGATCGCCGCGATCAACCCGGCCCTCGCCACCGCGGTCCCCGGCTTCACCGCCTGGACCAGCGCCTATTCGGCGAGCATCACCCCGTCCTGGGGCGTCGTCGGCCAGGCCGGCATCGACTATATGTTCAACGACCGCTGGGGCGTGAACGTCGACGTCAAATACATCATGATGGAGCCGACCGCGCATGTGTGGGCCGTCGCCAATACGACGCCGGTCTCGGTGGGCAGCGGCTGCTTCAACTGCGGTCCGGTGTTCGTTCCGCTGAACCTCGCGGTGAAGATCAATCCGGTCGTCATCTCGGGCGGCCTGACCTACCGCTTCGGCGCCGACTGGGGCGTTCCGAGACTGTTCTGA
- a CDS encoding ParB/RepB/Spo0J family partition protein: protein MAEEPRRRLGRGLAALLGDAGEAAPVERPRGQRKAPIEFLRPNPRNPRSQFREEDLADLTNSIREKGVIQPIVVRAIPGVADAYEIIAGERRWRAAQAAGLAEVPIVIHEADDKEALELAIIENVQRADLNAIEEAKGYERLGAEFGYSQSDVAKIIGKSRSHVANTLRLLNLPESAKALVRDGAISAGHARALLAVENPEAVARRIVEDGLTVRDVEALAQEQQAGGAPGGSSLGKRPRPEKDANTRALEKTLADALGLAVEIKNQGERGEVRIRYQTLDQLDAICRLLGE from the coding sequence ATGGCTGAAGAACCGCGCCGACGGCTGGGCCGCGGCCTGGCCGCGCTGCTGGGCGACGCTGGAGAGGCCGCGCCCGTCGAGCGGCCGCGCGGTCAGCGCAAGGCGCCGATCGAATTTTTGCGCCCCAATCCTCGAAACCCGCGCAGCCAGTTTCGGGAAGAGGATCTGGCCGATCTCACCAATTCGATTCGTGAAAAGGGGGTCATCCAGCCCATTGTCGTGCGCGCCATCCCCGGCGTCGCCGACGCCTATGAGATCATTGCGGGCGAGCGGCGCTGGCGCGCGGCGCAGGCGGCCGGGCTCGCCGAGGTGCCGATCGTCATTCACGAGGCCGACGACAAGGAAGCGCTTGAACTCGCCATCATCGAAAATGTGCAGCGCGCCGACCTCAACGCCATCGAGGAAGCCAAGGGCTATGAGCGCCTGGGCGCCGAATTCGGCTATTCGCAGAGCGACGTCGCGAAAATCATCGGCAAGAGCCGCTCCCATGTCGCCAATACGCTGCGGCTGCTGAATCTTCCCGAATCGGCCAAGGCCCTGGTGCGCGACGGCGCGATTTCCGCCGGCCATGCCCGCGCCCTGCTCGCGGTCGAGAATCCCGAGGCCGTGGCGCGGCGCATTGTCGAAGACGGCCTGACCGTGCGCGACGTCGAGGCGCTGGCGCAGGAGCAACAGGCGGGGGGCGCGCCTGGCGGATCATCGCTCGGCAAGCGGCCCCGGCCGGAAAAGGACGCGAACACGCGGGCGCTGGAAAAGACGCTCGCCGACGCGCTCGGCCTCGCCGTGGAAATCAAGAATCAAGGGGAGCGCGGCGAGGTCCGCATCCGCTATCAGACCCTCGACCAGCTCGACGCCATCTGTCGCCTGCTCGGCGAATAG
- a CDS encoding AAA family ATPase: MTGQTNGPRVLVLANQKGGVGKTTTAINLGTALAAVGEEVLVIDLDPQGNASTGLGVDRKSRTLSTYDVLLGESSLADAIVETVVPRLSIAPSTLDLLGVELEIAGDKDRAFRLKRALAELVAAELHDGRRYDYILIDCPPSLNLLTINALASADAVVVPLQCEFFALEGLSQLLSTVEQVTRTLNPKLSIHGVVLTMYDPRNNLATQVAADVRRFMGDKVYETMIPRNVRVSEAPSHGKPVLLYDLKCQGSQAYLRLASEVIQREKNLRAA, translated from the coding sequence TTGACCGGACAGACTAACGGGCCGCGCGTGCTTGTCCTCGCCAATCAAAAGGGCGGCGTCGGCAAGACGACGACGGCGATTAATCTCGGCACCGCCCTGGCGGCGGTGGGCGAGGAGGTCCTCGTCATCGACCTGGACCCGCAAGGCAACGCCTCGACCGGCCTCGGCGTCGATCGCAAGAGCCGCACCCTCTCGACTTATGACGTTCTGCTCGGCGAGTCGAGCCTGGCCGACGCCATTGTCGAGACCGTGGTGCCCCGCCTGTCCATTGCGCCATCAACGCTCGATCTGCTCGGCGTGGAGCTCGAAATCGCGGGCGACAAGGACCGCGCCTTCCGTCTGAAGCGCGCGCTCGCCGAACTCGTCGCCGCCGAGCTGCATGACGGCAGGCGCTACGATTATATTCTCATCGACTGTCCACCCTCGCTTAATCTTTTGACCATCAACGCGCTGGCGAGCGCCGACGCGGTGGTTGTGCCGCTGCAATGCGAATTTTTTGCGCTCGAAGGCCTGTCGCAGCTTCTCTCCACCGTTGAGCAGGTCACGCGGACGCTCAATCCGAAGCTGTCGATCCACGGCGTCGTGCTCACCATGTATGACCCGCGCAATAATCTCGCGACCCAGGTGGCGGCGGACGTCCGCCGCTTCATGGGCGACAAGGTCTATGAGACCATGATCCCGCGCAATGTCCGTGTGTCCGAGGCGCCCTCGCATGGCAAGCCGGTGCTGCTCTATGACCTCAAATGTCAGGGGAGCCAGGCCTATCTGCGGCTCGCCTCCGAGGTGATTCAGCGGGAAAAAAACCTCCGCGCGGCTTGA
- the rsmG gene encoding 16S rRNA (guanine(527)-N(7))-methyltransferase RsmG translates to MSAGRAKALERFPALRPIEQELSLYETLLRRWQAKINLVAPNSVNDVWLRHFADSAQVLAAASEAKTWADLGSGAGFPGLVTALLLKDRPGARVHLIESDQRKAAFLRAVSRETGAPATVHAERIEGALPPLVGQVEAISARALAPLGRLMELARKPLENGATGVFLKGEEWQDELTAARRLGNFDIRTIESRTHPRARLIVVNSPPEADFDRTD, encoded by the coding sequence GTGAGCGCCGGACGCGCAAAGGCGCTCGAGCGTTTCCCAGCGCTCCGGCCAATCGAGCAGGAGCTCAGCCTCTATGAGACCTTGCTGCGGCGCTGGCAGGCCAAGATCAACCTTGTTGCGCCAAACAGCGTCAACGACGTCTGGCTGAGGCACTTCGCCGATTCGGCGCAGGTCCTCGCGGCGGCGTCGGAAGCCAAGACGTGGGCGGATCTGGGGTCGGGGGCCGGCTTTCCCGGCCTGGTGACGGCCTTATTGCTCAAGGATCGTCCCGGCGCTCGGGTCCATCTCATTGAAAGCGACCAACGCAAGGCCGCTTTTCTGCGCGCTGTTTCACGTGAAACAGGCGCGCCTGCAACGGTGCATGCCGAACGAATCGAGGGCGCGCTCCCGCCGCTCGTAGGACAAGTCGAGGCCATCAGCGCGCGTGCGCTGGCCCCGCTCGGCCGGCTCATGGAATTGGCGCGCAAACCCTTGGAAAACGGCGCAACGGGCGTGTTTTTGAAGGGGGAGGAGTGGCAGGACGAATTGACCGCCGCCCGCCGCCTCGGTAATTTCGACATTAGGACAATTGAGAGTCGCACACATCCGCGCGCCAGATTGATCGTCGTCAATTCACCGCCTGAGGCAGATTTTGACCGGACAGACTAA